From the Arvicola amphibius chromosome 2, mArvAmp1.2, whole genome shotgun sequence genome, one window contains:
- the Tp53i3 gene encoding quinone oxidoreductase PIG3 isoform X1, giving the protein MNSGQKMESLGFLPAAHPVYPDSMLAVYFDQPGGSENLYLKEVAKPSPGEGEVLLKVAASALNRADLLQRLGQYDPPPGASSILGLEASGHVAELGPGCQGHWKIGDLAMALLPGGGQAQYVTVPEDLLMPIPKGLTLSQAAAIPEAWITAFQLLHLAGHVQVGDYVLIHAGSSGVGTAAIQLTRKAGAIPLVTAGSPHKLQMAENLGAAAGFNYREDFSEATLRFTNGVGVDIILDCVGGSYWEKNVNCLALDGRWILYGLIGGADVNGPLFSKLLFKRGSLITSLLRPRDIKYKQTLVKTFTDQILPYFSEDCPQRLLPVVDRVYQAIDIQAAHEYMEANKNVGKIVLELPQ; this is encoded by the exons ATGAACTCTGGGCAAAAGATGGAG AGCCTGGGCTTTCTGCCTGCTGCCCACCCAGTGTACCCTGACAGCATGCTGGCAGTGTACTTTGACCAACCAGGTGGATCAGAAAACCTCTACCTCAAGGAGGTGGCCAAGCCGAGCCCAGGAGAGGGTGAAGTCCTCCTGAAGGTGGCAGCCAGTGCCCTGAACAGGGCTGACTTACTCCAG AGACTGGGCCAGTATGACCCACCCCCAGGGGCCAGTAGCATTTTGGGACTTGAAGCATCAGGACATGTGGCTGAGCTGGGGCCTGGCTGCCAGGGACATTGGAAGATTGGGGATTTGGCCATGGCTTTGCTCCCTGGTGGAGGACAAGCTCAGTATGTCACTGTCCCTGAAGATCTTCTTATGCCTATCCCAAAAGGACTTACCCTGTCTCAAGCTGCAGCCATCCCAGAGGCCTGGATTACTGCCTTTCAGCTCTTACATCTGGCAG GCCATGTCCAAGTTGGAGACTATGTGCTGATCCATGCAGGATCGAGCGGTGTGGGCACAGCTGCCATCCAGCTGACTCGGAAGGCTGGCGCGATTCCTCTGGTCACAGCTGGCTCCCCGCACAAACTTCAAATGGCCGAAAATCTTGGGGCTGCTGCTGGATTCAATTACAGAGAAGATTTTTCTGAAGCAACACTGAGATTCACTAATG GTGTTGGAGTTGATATTATTCTAGACTGCGTAGGTGGATCCTACTGGGAGAAGAATGTCAACTGCCTTGCTCTTGACGGCCGCTGGATTCTTTATGGTTTAATAGGAGGAGCTGATGTTAATGGGCCCCTGTTTTCAAAACTGCTTTTTAAACGAGGGAGTCTGATCACCAGCTTGTTGCGACCTAGGGATATTAAG TACAAGCAAACGCTGGTGAAAACTTTCACGGATCAGATTCTGCCCTACTTCTCCGAGGACTGCCCCCAACGTCTGCTGCCGGTGGTGGACAGGGTCTACCAGGCAATTGATATTCAAGCGGCCCACGAGTACATGGAGGCTAACAAGAACGTGGGCAAAATCGTCTTGGAGTTGCCCCAGTAA
- the Tp53i3 gene encoding quinone oxidoreductase PIG3 isoform X2, which produces MLAVYFDQPGGSENLYLKEVAKPSPGEGEVLLKVAASALNRADLLQRLGQYDPPPGASSILGLEASGHVAELGPGCQGHWKIGDLAMALLPGGGQAQYVTVPEDLLMPIPKGLTLSQAAAIPEAWITAFQLLHLAGHVQVGDYVLIHAGSSGVGTAAIQLTRKAGAIPLVTAGSPHKLQMAENLGAAAGFNYREDFSEATLRFTNGVGVDIILDCVGGSYWEKNVNCLALDGRWILYGLIGGADVNGPLFSKLLFKRGSLITSLLRPRDIKYKQTLVKTFTDQILPYFSEDCPQRLLPVVDRVYQAIDIQAAHEYMEANKNVGKIVLELPQ; this is translated from the exons ATGCTGGCAGTGTACTTTGACCAACCAGGTGGATCAGAAAACCTCTACCTCAAGGAGGTGGCCAAGCCGAGCCCAGGAGAGGGTGAAGTCCTCCTGAAGGTGGCAGCCAGTGCCCTGAACAGGGCTGACTTACTCCAG AGACTGGGCCAGTATGACCCACCCCCAGGGGCCAGTAGCATTTTGGGACTTGAAGCATCAGGACATGTGGCTGAGCTGGGGCCTGGCTGCCAGGGACATTGGAAGATTGGGGATTTGGCCATGGCTTTGCTCCCTGGTGGAGGACAAGCTCAGTATGTCACTGTCCCTGAAGATCTTCTTATGCCTATCCCAAAAGGACTTACCCTGTCTCAAGCTGCAGCCATCCCAGAGGCCTGGATTACTGCCTTTCAGCTCTTACATCTGGCAG GCCATGTCCAAGTTGGAGACTATGTGCTGATCCATGCAGGATCGAGCGGTGTGGGCACAGCTGCCATCCAGCTGACTCGGAAGGCTGGCGCGATTCCTCTGGTCACAGCTGGCTCCCCGCACAAACTTCAAATGGCCGAAAATCTTGGGGCTGCTGCTGGATTCAATTACAGAGAAGATTTTTCTGAAGCAACACTGAGATTCACTAATG GTGTTGGAGTTGATATTATTCTAGACTGCGTAGGTGGATCCTACTGGGAGAAGAATGTCAACTGCCTTGCTCTTGACGGCCGCTGGATTCTTTATGGTTTAATAGGAGGAGCTGATGTTAATGGGCCCCTGTTTTCAAAACTGCTTTTTAAACGAGGGAGTCTGATCACCAGCTTGTTGCGACCTAGGGATATTAAG TACAAGCAAACGCTGGTGAAAACTTTCACGGATCAGATTCTGCCCTACTTCTCCGAGGACTGCCCCCAACGTCTGCTGCCGGTGGTGGACAGGGTCTACCAGGCAATTGATATTCAAGCGGCCCACGAGTACATGGAGGCTAACAAGAACGTGGGCAAAATCGTCTTGGAGTTGCCCCAGTAA